One Phocoena phocoena chromosome 5, mPhoPho1.1, whole genome shotgun sequence genomic region harbors:
- the STBD1 gene encoding starch-binding domain-containing protein 1, which translates to MGAVWSALLVGGGLAGALFVWLLRDTGKEGDAEQGKDASPGEAAAPGGDQGGGGGLSPGPSRRELVTKPEHLQESNGCLVSTTKGPGDLQEAAWRLQSPSGEGSDRDNSRAHVPSGQFPDTQSLATSETGNSRSYSDVSRNTSLGSPIGEWGFQKGQEKTAKAAPCLAEKLPSSNLLLDRAQEGVSLTQLDSRARADHVDWEMVSRHSSWGDVGLGGSLESPVLSSKQGKDYDRSTLVEARGQEVDVKPKRVGAVSSEVHQVSVSFQVHYITRAGVQCLAVTGDHESLGRWNTYIPLQCSKDGLWSRSVPLPADTVVEWKFVVVENGEVIRWEECSNRSLETGHEDKVVHKWWGIH; encoded by the exons ATGGGCGCCGTCTGGTCCGCCCTGCTGGTCGGAGGGGGTCTGGCCGGAGCGCTTTTCGTTTGGCTGCTGCGGGACACGGGAAAGGAGGGGGATGCGGAGCAGGGGAAGGACGCCTCTCCAGGGGAGGCTGCGGCTCCGGGAGGCGATCAGGGTGGTGGCGGCGGACTGAGCCCTGGACCTTCTAGGCGGGAGCTGGTCACCAAACCAG agcatCTTCAAGAAAGCAATGGATGTTTGGTTTCTACGACTAAAGGCCCTGGTGACCTGCAGGAAGCAGCATGGAGACTGCAGAGTCCTTCTGGAGAAGGCAGTGACCGTGACAATTCAAGAGCACATGTTCCCTCTGGACAATTTCCAGACACACAATCTCTAGCTACCTCTGAGACTGGTAACTCTAGAAGTTACTCTGACGTTTCAAGAAACACAAGCCTTGGATCTCCTATAGGAGAATGGGGATTCCAAAAAGGCCAAGAGAAAACTGCTAAAGCAGCTCCATGTCTGGCAGAGAAGTTGCCTTCTAGCAACCTGCTCCTGGACAGAGCGCAAGAAGGAGTGAGCCTCACACAGTTGGACAGTCGGGCCCGGGCTGACCACGTGGACTGGGAGATGGTGTCCCGGCACTCATCCTGGGGCGATGTTGGTTTGGGTGGCAGTCTTGAGTCTCCAGTGTTAAGCTCTAAGCAGGGAAAGGACTATGACAGAAGCACTCTCGTGGAGGCAAGAGGTCAGGAAGTGGATGTGAAACCAAAAAGGGTAGGAGCAGTGTCTTCAGAGGTTCATCAGGTTAGTGTCAGCTTCCAGGTCCATTATATCACACGCGCTGGTGTGCAATGCCTTGCAGTAACTGGAGACCATGAGAGTCTTGGGAGATGGAACACTTACATCCCACTCCAGTGTAGCAAGGACGGGCTCTGGTCTCGTTCTGTGCCCCTGCCAGCAGACACGGTGGTGGAATGGAAGTTCGTGGTAGTAGAGAATGGGGAAGTTATCCGTTGGGAAGAATGCAGCAATAGATCCTTAGAGACTGGCCATGAGGATAAAGTGGTTCACAAGTGGTGGGGGATTCACTGA